A section of the Halostella salina genome encodes:
- a CDS encoding amidohydrolase yields the protein MTTMLVEGGRVLRPDMTVARADVLVDRDAGEIRAVGGDVDADPDERLDASGGLVIPGLVNAHTHVAMTLLRGYADDKPLDAWLREDVWPVEGAMTADDVRAGAELGLVEMIKSGTTAFADMYFDVGEVVDAVADAGVRARVGHGVVTVAKDEDAGRADFEESLRVAREYDGAADGRVATAVMPHSLTTVGDEFLREYVAEAREAGVPLHYHANETVDEVDPIVSERGERPLEYAADRDMLGADDFVAHGVHVDGTEIDLLAERGTAVVHCPASNMKLASGMAPVQRLREAGVTVALGTDGAASNNDLDLFDELRDAAMLGKLAADDASAVPAEAAVEMATAGGASALGIDAGRIEPGARADLAVVDLEAVHLTPQHDPVSHLAYAARGSDVRHTVCDGAVLMRDREVLTLDEDAVRERAERRARDLVERAEG from the coding sequence ATGACGACGATGCTCGTCGAGGGCGGGCGGGTGCTCCGCCCGGACATGACGGTAGCGCGCGCCGACGTGCTGGTCGACCGCGACGCCGGCGAGATACGCGCGGTCGGCGGGGACGTCGACGCCGACCCGGACGAACGGCTGGACGCGAGCGGCGGCCTCGTGATCCCGGGGCTTGTCAACGCCCACACGCACGTCGCGATGACGCTCCTGCGTGGCTACGCCGACGACAAGCCGCTGGACGCGTGGCTCCGCGAGGACGTGTGGCCGGTGGAGGGTGCGATGACCGCCGACGACGTGCGGGCCGGCGCGGAACTCGGGCTGGTCGAGATGATCAAGTCCGGAACGACGGCGTTCGCGGACATGTACTTTGACGTGGGGGAGGTCGTTGACGCCGTCGCCGACGCTGGCGTGCGCGCTCGCGTCGGGCACGGCGTCGTCACGGTCGCGAAGGACGAGGACGCCGGCCGTGCGGACTTCGAGGAGAGCCTCCGGGTCGCCCGGGAGTACGACGGCGCGGCCGATGGCCGCGTTGCGACGGCGGTGATGCCCCACAGCCTCACGACGGTCGGCGACGAGTTCCTTCGCGAGTACGTCGCCGAGGCCCGCGAGGCGGGCGTCCCGCTCCACTACCACGCCAACGAGACGGTCGACGAGGTCGACCCCATCGTCTCCGAGCGCGGGGAGCGCCCGCTCGAATACGCCGCCGATCGGGACATGCTCGGCGCGGACGACTTCGTGGCCCACGGCGTCCACGTCGACGGGACGGAGATCGACCTGCTGGCCGAGCGTGGAACCGCCGTCGTCCACTGCCCCGCGTCGAACATGAAACTGGCAAGCGGGATGGCCCCGGTCCAGCGCCTGCGCGAGGCGGGCGTCACGGTCGCGCTCGGGACGGACGGCGCGGCGTCGAACAACGACCTCGACCTGTTCGACGAACTGCGCGACGCCGCGATGCTCGGCAAACTGGCGGCCGACGACGCGAGCGCCGTGCCCGCCGAGGCGGCTGTCGAGATGGCGACCGCCGGCGGCGCGTCGGCACTCGGTATCGACGCCGGTCGGATCGAACCCGGAGCGAGGGCGGACCTCGCGGTGGTCGACCTCGAGGCGGTGCACCTGACACCGCAGCACGACCCCGTGAGCCACCTCGCGTACGCCGCCCGCGGGAGCGACGTGCGCCACACGGTCTGCGACGGCGCGGTGCTGATGCGGGACCGCGAGGTCCTGACGCTGGACGAGGACGCGGTCCGGGAGCGCGCGGAGCGCCGGGCGCGGGACCTGGTCGAGCGCGCGGAGGGGTAG
- a CDS encoding ABC transporter permease has product MPPWKHVTKRVLFAVFALYLVVSVTFAFVALTEDPNEGLVAHGAAMSAVDEPRDERKAIVEEAIREYRESRNLDDPIHERYLRWVVGIATLDWGESYSQNAPVTEVLSRTLPATLAYVVPAIAFAVIGGVGLGVFSAMNDGSLTERLSTAAFSVSYGVPNVWWVIVIPLVGAEHVPDLIAAIPNFKTVVLPAAVLGTSLIAGQLRYARAESSEYVNTDFVKLVRAKGASNRRVARHVLRNAALPLFSLFFVELLGVLVVNVFVLEQILPIQGIGRVGLQAIHDRDIPLVIGIAIVTATAGIVGSLIQDLAHLSLDPRVDG; this is encoded by the coding sequence ATGCCGCCCTGGAAGCACGTCACGAAGCGGGTGCTGTTCGCGGTGTTCGCACTGTATCTGGTCGTCTCGGTCACGTTCGCCTTCGTCGCGCTGACCGAGGACCCCAACGAGGGCCTCGTCGCCCACGGGGCCGCGATGTCCGCCGTCGACGAACCCCGCGATGAACGGAAAGCCATCGTCGAGGAAGCGATCCGGGAGTACCGGGAGTCGCGCAACCTCGACGACCCGATTCACGAGCGCTACCTCCGGTGGGTCGTCGGCATCGCGACGCTGGACTGGGGGGAGTCGTACAGCCAGAACGCGCCGGTAACCGAGGTGCTTTCGCGCACGCTGCCGGCGACGCTCGCGTACGTCGTGCCGGCGATAGCGTTTGCGGTCATCGGCGGCGTCGGGCTCGGCGTGTTCTCGGCGATGAACGACGGGAGCCTGACCGAACGGCTCTCGACCGCGGCGTTCTCGGTGAGCTACGGCGTCCCGAACGTCTGGTGGGTGATCGTCATCCCGCTCGTCGGGGCCGAACACGTCCCCGACCTCATCGCGGCGATCCCGAACTTCAAGACGGTCGTCCTGCCGGCGGCCGTCCTCGGGACCAGCCTCATCGCCGGCCAGCTACGCTACGCCCGCGCAGAGTCCAGCGAGTACGTCAACACCGACTTCGTGAAACTGGTCCGCGCGAAGGGCGCGTCGAACCGCCGCGTCGCCCGCCACGTGCTGCGAAACGCCGCGCTCCCGCTGTTCTCGCTGTTTTTCGTCGAACTGCTCGGCGTCCTCGTCGTGAACGTGTTCGTGCTGGAGCAGATACTCCCGATCCAGGGGATCGGGCGGGTCGGCCTGCAGGCGATCCACGACCGGGACATCCCGCTGGTGATCGGGATCGCGATCGTCACCGCCACGGCCGGCATCGTCGGCAGTCTGATTCAGGACCTGGCGCACCTGTCGCTGGACCCGCGCGTCGACGGCTAA
- a CDS encoding ABC transporter permease has protein sequence MSNDDETAPIAPVDWDRVEGSRSVPWRLVALVAGLGVLAAARLHYGEHGDLLIDFPSRLTWVYRASLVVLAVIVVPPLVRSPERTRRRWERFKSNRFAVVCLAYLAVYVLFVLLGPVYVERVQLALGYGHQPPAFFTAPFTGDCLGPVVETGGGQVCRGTLNFPLGSAHMGYDMRAILFWGMRTTFQVAAITTVIMVPLATAVGVVSGYVGGRVDTFLMGYVDIQQSVPAFVVYIILTFVYGPNLLLLVVVFGLLSWGSMARLVRSETLQRTEESYVEAARAAGVSHLTVLRRHVLPNVSNTVLVGATQKIPQIVLIEAGVTFIALGDTGRWYPSFGQTLRAGLDPGFYYSSPGVMDMWWVWLFPAVILAVTVISINVVGDALRDAIDPRGDA, from the coding sequence GTGAGTAACGACGACGAAACGGCTCCGATAGCCCCGGTTGACTGGGACCGGGTTGAGGGGTCCCGGTCCGTGCCCTGGCGGCTCGTCGCCCTGGTCGCCGGGCTGGGGGTGCTGGCGGCTGCGCGACTCCACTACGGCGAACACGGCGACCTGCTCATCGACTTCCCGTCCCGGCTCACCTGGGTGTACCGCGCGAGCCTCGTGGTGCTTGCGGTCATCGTCGTCCCGCCGCTCGTCCGCAGCCCGGAGCGGACGCGCCGCCGGTGGGAGCGGTTCAAGTCGAACCGCTTTGCCGTCGTCTGTCTCGCGTACCTCGCCGTGTACGTCCTGTTCGTGTTGCTCGGCCCGGTCTACGTCGAGCGTGTCCAGCTCGCGCTCGGGTACGGCCATCAGCCGCCGGCGTTCTTCACTGCGCCGTTTACCGGCGACTGCCTCGGCCCCGTCGTGGAGACGGGCGGGGGGCAGGTGTGCCGCGGGACGCTCAACTTCCCGCTCGGGTCGGCGCATATGGGGTACGACATGCGGGCGATCCTGTTCTGGGGGATGCGGACGACGTTCCAGGTGGCGGCGATCACCACGGTTATCATGGTGCCGCTCGCGACCGCGGTCGGCGTCGTCAGCGGCTACGTCGGCGGCCGGGTCGATACGTTCCTGATGGGCTACGTCGACATTCAGCAGTCCGTCCCTGCGTTTGTCGTCTACATCATCCTCACGTTCGTCTACGGGCCGAACCTCCTGCTGCTGGTCGTCGTGTTCGGCCTGCTCTCCTGGGGGAGCATGGCCCGGCTCGTCCGGAGCGAGACGCTCCAGCGAACCGAGGAGTCGTACGTCGAGGCCGCCCGCGCCGCGGGCGTGAGCCACCTGACCGTCCTGCGGCGGCACGTCCTGCCGAACGTCTCGAACACGGTGCTGGTCGGGGCGACCCAGAAGATCCCGCAGATCGTCCTGATCGAGGCCGGCGTGACGTTCATCGCGCTCGGCGACACCGGGCGGTGGTACCCCTCCTTCGGGCAGACGCTCCGGGCCGGGCTCGACCCGGGCTTCTACTACTCCTCGCCCGGCGTGATGGACATGTGGTGGGTGTGGCTGTTCCCGGCGGTCATCCTGGCGGTGACCGTGATATCGATCAACGTCGTCGGCGACGCGCTGCGGGACGCGATCGACCCGCGGGGTGACGCATGA
- a CDS encoding ABC transporter ATP-binding protein, with protein sequence MTLLSVSDLTVTFESDRGTVRALDGVDFEVERGETVCLVGESGSGKTVACETLTRLLPSTAETDGTVAFDGRDLLSASEREIRSVRGDRIAHVFQNPQGALDPVYTVGEQIAEAIRIHRDESRSAARKRAVSLLDRVGIPDPAERVDEYPHEFSGGMKQRAVIAMALATDPDVLVADEPTTAVDVTTQAGILELLRELQAERGMAVVFVTHDLGVVAQVADRVVVLYAGKVMERGSVGDLFDDPAHPYTDALLDCLPRRGRTPDPIPGDFPDPTEPPDGCRFHPRCPHAVDECRAGDQPPIVAADAPDHVASCVHYGEGGDPSVLDGDHTAPAGDAPADGDAPDAASGVSDDE encoded by the coding sequence ATGACGCTGCTCTCCGTCTCGGACCTGACGGTGACGTTCGAGTCCGACCGCGGGACGGTCCGCGCCCTCGACGGCGTCGACTTCGAGGTCGAGCGCGGCGAGACGGTGTGTCTCGTCGGCGAGAGCGGATCCGGCAAGACCGTCGCCTGCGAGACGCTGACCCGCCTGCTGCCGTCGACGGCCGAAACCGACGGGACCGTGGCGTTCGACGGGCGGGACCTGCTGTCGGCCTCCGAGCGCGAGATCCGGTCGGTCCGCGGCGACCGGATCGCCCACGTCTTCCAGAACCCGCAGGGGGCGCTCGACCCCGTCTACACCGTCGGCGAACAGATCGCCGAGGCGATCCGGATCCACCGCGACGAATCGAGGTCGGCGGCGCGCAAGCGCGCCGTCTCCCTGCTGGACCGCGTCGGGATCCCCGACCCGGCCGAGCGCGTCGACGAGTACCCCCACGAGTTCTCCGGCGGGATGAAACAGCGGGCCGTCATCGCGATGGCGCTGGCGACCGACCCGGACGTGCTCGTCGCCGACGAGCCGACGACCGCCGTCGACGTGACGACGCAGGCCGGCATTCTGGAACTGCTCCGCGAACTCCAGGCCGAGCGCGGGATGGCCGTCGTGTTCGTCACGCACGACCTCGGCGTCGTCGCGCAGGTGGCCGACCGCGTCGTCGTCCTCTACGCCGGGAAGGTGATGGAACGCGGGTCCGTCGGCGACCTGTTCGACGACCCGGCCCACCCCTACACCGATGCGCTGCTCGACTGCCTCCCGCGCCGCGGTCGGACCCCGGACCCGATCCCGGGCGACTTCCCGGACCCGACGGAGCCGCCGGACGGCTGCCGGTTCCACCCGCGCTGTCCGCACGCCGTCGACGAGTGCCGCGCCGGCGACCAGCCGCCGATCGTCGCCGCGGACGCACCCGATCACGTCGCCTCCTGCGTCCACTACGGCGAGGGTGGCGACCCGAGCGTGCTCGACGGCGACCACACGGCCCCCGCCGGCGACGCACCCGCGGATGGCGACGCACCCGACGCAGCCAGCGGGGTGAGCGACGATGAGTGA
- a CDS encoding ABC transporter ATP-binding protein gives MSDPLLSVRNLKRHYPIRSGWLNRVTGHVRAVDGVDFDLRRGETLGVVGESGCGKSTVARSVLGLEPPTEGTVAFDGLDLADHSRGERSEFRRRAGIVFQDPTSSFDPRMTVGESVAEPMAAHGLGEERRAERVDTLLETVGLAPADGDRYPHELSGGQKQRAALARALSLSPDLLVLDEPVSALDVSVQAEILALVAELQEAFDLAVLLVSHDMSVVSQLCDRVAVMYLGEIVERGPADALFDDPAHPYTEALLSAVPSPDPNDRLDDAALDGEVPDPSDPPSGCRFHTRCPSVIPPDDAAVDDDVFRAAFSLRVALRDGNVGARSVRERLAGDGDPDDVADSAVREALREAYDLPPELDADPAERALAEALDAAASGDADAAAERLADRFHSVCERESPGQHDVDGHAVACHLHRAERGAEPVSGNARH, from the coding sequence ATGAGTGACCCCCTGCTGTCGGTTCGGAACCTGAAGCGACACTACCCGATCCGGTCCGGGTGGCTGAACCGGGTGACAGGCCACGTCCGGGCTGTCGACGGCGTCGACTTCGACCTCCGGCGCGGCGAGACGCTGGGCGTGGTCGGCGAGTCCGGCTGCGGCAAGTCGACGGTCGCGCGCTCGGTGCTCGGGCTGGAACCGCCGACCGAGGGAACCGTCGCGTTCGACGGACTGGACCTCGCCGACCACTCCCGCGGGGAGCGGTCGGAGTTCCGCCGGCGAGCCGGGATCGTGTTCCAGGACCCCACGTCGAGTTTCGACCCGCGGATGACGGTCGGCGAGTCCGTTGCCGAGCCGATGGCCGCCCACGGCCTCGGCGAGGAGCGACGGGCGGAGCGCGTCGACACGCTGCTCGAAACCGTCGGACTCGCCCCGGCGGACGGCGACCGCTACCCCCACGAACTCTCGGGCGGGCAGAAACAGCGGGCGGCGCTGGCGCGGGCGCTGTCGCTCTCGCCCGACCTGCTCGTGCTGGACGAGCCGGTGAGCGCGCTCGACGTGTCGGTGCAGGCGGAGATCCTCGCGCTCGTCGCGGAACTGCAGGAGGCGTTCGACCTGGCGGTCCTGCTCGTCAGCCACGACATGAGCGTCGTCTCGCAGCTCTGTGACCGCGTCGCGGTGATGTACCTCGGCGAGATCGTCGAGCGCGGCCCGGCCGACGCGCTGTTCGACGACCCGGCCCACCCCTACACCGAGGCGCTGCTGTCGGCCGTCCCCTCGCCGGATCCGAACGACCGGCTCGACGACGCCGCGCTCGACGGCGAGGTCCCCGACCCCTCGGACCCGCCGAGCGGCTGCCGGTTCCACACGCGCTGCCCGTCGGTGATCCCGCCGGACGACGCCGCGGTCGACGACGACGTGTTCCGCGCCGCGTTCTCCCTCCGCGTCGCGCTCCGGGACGGCAACGTCGGCGCGCGGTCGGTCCGGGAGCGCCTCGCCGGCGACGGCGACCCCGACGACGTGGCCGATTCGGCCGTTCGCGAGGCGCTCCGCGAGGCGTACGACCTCCCGCCGGAACTCGACGCTGACCCGGCGGAACGCGCCCTCGCCGAGGCGCTCGACGCGGCGGCCTCCGGCGACGCCGACGCGGCCGCCGAGCGGCTCGCCGACCGGTTCCACAGCGTCTGCGAGCGCGAGTCGCCCGGCCAGCACGACGTCGACGGCCACGCCGTCGCCTGCCACCTCCACCGGGCGGAGCGCGGCGCTGAGCCGGTGTCCGGGAACGCCCGTCACTGA
- a CDS encoding adenosylhomocysteinase has product MTDGYPPITEQLSDADAAREEGRRKMDWARQHMPILAELRESFVDEQPLAGQRIGMAMHVEAKTACLVELLADGGAEVAITGCNPLSTHDDVSAALDAHDSITSYAKREVDDEEYYAAIEAVIDHEPTLTVDDGMDMVAAIHDDYPELIDSIVGGCEETTTGVHRLRAMDEDGALEYPVFAVNDTPMKRLFDNVHGTGESSLANIAMTTNLSWAGKNVVVAGYGDCGRGVAKKASGQNANVIVTEVEPRRALEAHMEGYDVMPMAEAAEIGDVFLTTTGNRDVVTEEHFPEMKDGVLLANAGHFDVEVDLDALSDLAVAEREARDGVREYEMADGRRLNVLAEGRLVNLAGPIALGHPVEVMDQSFGVQAVCVRELIENPDAYDAGVHEVPDELDREVAEVKLAAEGVEYDDLTDDQREYMDSWQHGT; this is encoded by the coding sequence ATGACAGACGGCTATCCGCCCATCACCGAGCAGCTGTCCGACGCGGACGCTGCCCGGGAGGAGGGCCGCCGGAAGATGGACTGGGCGCGCCAGCACATGCCGATCCTCGCCGAACTGCGCGAGTCGTTCGTCGACGAGCAGCCGCTCGCGGGCCAGCGGATCGGGATGGCGATGCACGTCGAGGCCAAGACCGCCTGCCTCGTCGAACTGCTCGCCGACGGCGGCGCGGAGGTGGCCATCACCGGCTGCAACCCGCTGTCGACCCACGACGACGTGAGCGCGGCGCTGGACGCCCACGACTCGATCACCAGCTACGCGAAGCGGGAGGTCGACGACGAGGAGTACTACGCCGCCATCGAGGCCGTCATCGACCACGAGCCGACGCTGACCGTCGACGACGGGATGGACATGGTCGCGGCGATCCACGACGACTACCCCGAGCTGATCGACTCCATCGTCGGCGGCTGCGAGGAGACGACGACGGGCGTCCACCGGCTGCGCGCGATGGACGAGGACGGGGCGCTGGAGTACCCCGTCTTCGCCGTCAACGACACGCCGATGAAGCGGCTGTTCGACAACGTCCACGGCACCGGCGAGTCGTCGCTGGCGAACATCGCCATGACGACGAACCTCTCGTGGGCCGGCAAGAACGTCGTCGTCGCGGGCTACGGCGACTGCGGCCGCGGCGTCGCCAAGAAGGCGTCGGGCCAGAACGCGAACGTCATCGTCACCGAGGTCGAACCCCGCCGCGCGCTGGAGGCGCACATGGAGGGGTACGACGTGATGCCGATGGCCGAGGCCGCCGAAATCGGGGACGTGTTCCTCACGACGACGGGCAACCGCGACGTGGTCACCGAGGAGCACTTCCCGGAGATGAAAGACGGCGTCCTGCTGGCCAACGCCGGCCACTTCGACGTGGAGGTCGACCTCGATGCGCTGTCGGATCTCGCCGTCGCCGAGCGCGAGGCCCGCGACGGCGTCCGCGAGTACGAGATGGCCGACGGCCGCCGCCTCAACGTGCTCGCCGAGGGTCGCCTCGTCAACCTCGCCGGCCCAATCGCGCTCGGTCACCCCGTCGAAGTGATGGACCAGAGCTTCGGCGTGCAGGCGGTCTGCGTCCGCGAACTGATCGAGAACCCCGACGCCTACGACGCCGGCGTCCACGAGGTGCCCGACGAACTCGACCGCGAGGTCGCCGAGGTGAAACTCGCGGCCGAGGGCGTCGAGTACGACGACCTCACCGACGACCAGCGCGAGTACATGGACTCCTGGCAGCACGGCACGTAG
- a CDS encoding DUF7331 family protein, whose protein sequence is MTGGESTSAPVSQPRVRATYEEYDLDDTRVSMIADPENEHAWVQSDLTVDVQR, encoded by the coding sequence ATGACCGGCGGCGAGTCCACTTCCGCACCGGTCTCCCAGCCGCGCGTCAGAGCCACCTACGAGGAGTACGACCTCGACGACACCCGGGTCAGCATGATCGCCGACCCCGAGAACGAACACGCCTGGGTGCAGTCCGACCTGACGGTCGACGTGCAGCGGTGA
- a CDS encoding HalOD1 output domain-containing protein: MVSEAPTESEAVSKRVVAALARAAGTDPRTLDPPLYTVIDPEALDTLVESTATTYVEFEHDGRRIVVHADGTVTVDGTSYDGGEVAIEA, from the coding sequence ATGGTGTCAGAGGCACCAACCGAGTCCGAGGCCGTCAGCAAGCGCGTGGTCGCGGCGCTCGCACGGGCCGCGGGGACCGACCCACGGACGCTCGACCCGCCGCTGTACACCGTCATCGACCCGGAGGCGCTCGACACGCTCGTCGAAAGCACGGCCACGACGTACGTCGAGTTCGAACACGACGGGCGGCGCATCGTCGTCCACGCCGACGGGACGGTCACCGTCGACGGGACCAGCTACGACGGCGGCGAGGTCGCCATCGAAGCATGA